Proteins encoded within one genomic window of Guyparkeria hydrothermalis:
- the hemA gene encoding glutamyl-tRNA reductase, with translation MSLIAFGVNHKTAPVDVRERIAFGPDRVQEALKDLIDDCGAREAAIVSTCNRTEIYTHSECLVDALVEWLATSHRMSPETLRPYIYAHTDESAIRHLMRVACGLDSMVLGEPQILGQIKDAFTLAQDANALGPILGRLFQNTFAVAKQVRTDTQIGASPVSVAFAAVSLARQIFGSLEEKTALLIGAGETIELCARHLQSAGLSRVIVANRSIERAHMLAEQYEGSAIGLGDIPAHLHRADIVISSTASSLPVLGKGAVEQAIRERKRRPIFMVDIAVPRDIEPQVGKLQDVYLYTVDDLKTVIDEGQRSRREAAEQAEEIIEVQVEHFLQWVQLQTGAELIRNYRQRAEQMRDETLARARSMIESGRDPQDALDYLARTLTNRLIHQPTVVLRQACVSGDLATVQSVSHVVGLDEDAESLAQRALPVGQWGGRSADDDRES, from the coding sequence ATGTCACTGATCGCCTTCGGGGTTAACCACAAGACCGCACCCGTGGACGTGCGCGAGCGGATCGCGTTCGGCCCCGATCGCGTGCAGGAAGCCCTCAAGGATCTCATCGACGATTGCGGCGCGCGCGAGGCGGCAATCGTCTCGACCTGTAACCGCACCGAGATCTACACGCATTCCGAGTGCCTGGTCGATGCACTGGTCGAATGGCTGGCGACTTCCCACCGGATGTCGCCCGAGACGCTGCGCCCGTACATCTATGCCCACACCGACGAGTCGGCCATCCGCCACCTGATGCGGGTGGCCTGCGGGCTCGATTCCATGGTACTGGGCGAGCCGCAGATCCTCGGCCAGATCAAGGACGCCTTCACCCTGGCCCAGGACGCCAACGCCCTCGGGCCGATCCTCGGCCGGCTGTTTCAGAACACCTTCGCGGTGGCCAAGCAGGTGCGGACCGACACGCAGATCGGTGCCTCGCCGGTCTCCGTCGCCTTCGCCGCGGTCAGCCTGGCTCGGCAGATCTTCGGCTCGCTGGAGGAAAAGACCGCGCTACTGATCGGCGCGGGCGAAACCATCGAGCTGTGCGCTCGTCACCTGCAGTCGGCGGGCCTGTCGCGGGTGATCGTCGCCAATCGTTCCATCGAGCGCGCCCACATGCTCGCCGAGCAGTACGAAGGGAGCGCCATCGGGCTGGGTGACATCCCGGCCCACCTGCACCGGGCGGATATCGTGATCTCCTCGACCGCCAGTTCGCTGCCGGTGCTGGGCAAGGGCGCGGTCGAACAGGCGATCCGCGAGCGCAAGCGCCGGCCGATCTTCATGGTCGACATTGCCGTGCCGCGCGACATCGAGCCGCAGGTGGGCAAGCTCCAGGACGTCTATCTCTACACCGTCGACGATCTCAAGACGGTCATCGACGAAGGCCAGCGCAGCCGTCGCGAGGCCGCCGAGCAGGCCGAGGAGATCATCGAGGTCCAGGTCGAACACTTCCTGCAGTGGGTCCAACTGCAGACCGGCGCCGAGCTGATCCGCAACTATCGTCAGCGGGCCGAGCAGATGCGTGATGAAACGCTTGCCCGTGCCCGCTCGATGATCGAATCGGGTCGCGATCCGCAAGACGCACTTGACTATCTCGCGCGCACCCTCACGAATCGCTTGATCCACCAGCCGACGGTGGTTCTGCGTCAGGCCTGCGTCAGTGGCGATCTGGCCACCGTACAGAGCGTCTCCCACGTGGTCGGGCTGGACGAGGACGCCGAGTCCCTCGCTCAGCGTGCCTTGCCCGTCGGGCAGTGGGGCGGACGCTCGGCCGACGACGACCGGGAATCCTAG
- a CDS encoding EAL domain-containing protein, which translates to MALPLSTTHLSALARSLAARLPRDEALATLLEAIAACYPGLSRTAVFLSEAGRLVAASTEFDHDLLPDHSLADAPVDFQPDHEDRLLLQALTSDEEVPGYWAIEVHDALPEMQTLDSLRELVRQVFESRHDDAAETEQRQSRRIERLERDQALMQSLLAQIDTLILAKDEQHMLDVVCTQLVETGLFLGAWVAPAEHGITPIATGGDSELINHPDETVRSILAAAVRRAHALVDAGRPIVLDERIAEPFARLSWFDTPPLGALIPLFRDSHLWAFLVVVAATESDLDRQVTDVLTHLGELVNRSLTQLDLRARLDEEQQRNTFLAYHDPLTNLANRRAVEAELPKAIGRADRHQQMLAVALLDLDDFKPINDRFGHAAGDHLLMTIAARLKGAIRETDTAARLGGDEFLLILEDIEDDGGLTRVLERVATTIRQPIHLDDGIEVHANGSIGVTRYPIDDSAPEQLIRNADAALYAAKNSKTLREHDWIIWEKEPDDGDGETPDLTGTVSPYGERAQLLLDRIQPELETLTGHFIDRFYRELAQQHSIWRVLDRLTPAQFEDLKTVQAGHLAFLLDPALTEEAHASRARQIGHIHALSGVSASDLVRAITVYMHEFNETFTRTHLNQRHQNQLERVFTERLSRELSHELDAGQAVDDEFQGALTELDRRRRHERNWPAFNEHLIDTLAALPGILGVSILSPNADGRFVANYAEGADLFGGTAGESERYASLDLKCPESDHPVSHAYREARIATIDNYREDPAGQPWRTRAESREIAASVAVPILDNRDQPIAVICLHSWVTGMFSTSLAQGFVSQMMALVSQTWRQIRSPSTLLYAKGDYDRWRQAFYDDGLEMSFQPVIDVQSGQPTHVEALARLYLPSGEEILPNMFIPWLNDGQIMRLFEQGLDQSLDCLRQVEQHNGRRLSVAINLPVSVLIDPSTPRHIRAALDRHGISPGRVSLELLEQGDTGIEPGELAQPMERIGELGVNLAMDDLGSGYNNLLRLRSLPFNTVKVDQGMVRAAQHEPARVLTFIASMIQMAHALELRTVVEGLETRDLIEATALLGGQLGQGFAIARPMRRAQLAEWLDNFNFVVNPAKPQTALGAMAALWGLRTLGRAHLEHSTRHHELRAAAAWWATEQLDRHRVLATDILSLLQDFHDGSLAAEAFERRLQGFIDALDRLIRDMAADGITEGV; encoded by the coding sequence ATGGCCTTGCCCCTCTCCACGACGCACCTGTCGGCCCTGGCCCGCTCGCTCGCCGCCCGTCTGCCCCGCGACGAAGCACTGGCCACGCTGCTGGAAGCCATCGCCGCCTGTTACCCCGGTCTGAGCCGAACCGCCGTGTTCCTGAGCGAGGCCGGCCGGCTGGTAGCCGCGAGCACCGAATTCGATCACGATCTGCTGCCCGATCACTCCCTCGCTGACGCACCGGTCGACTTTCAGCCCGACCACGAGGACCGGCTGCTGCTCCAGGCGCTCACATCGGACGAGGAGGTGCCCGGCTACTGGGCAATCGAAGTGCACGATGCCCTGCCGGAGATGCAAACCCTCGACTCGCTGCGAGAACTCGTGCGACAGGTCTTCGAGAGCCGGCACGACGATGCGGCCGAAACCGAACAGCGCCAGAGCCGGCGCATCGAGAGACTGGAACGGGACCAGGCACTGATGCAGTCGCTGCTGGCCCAGATCGACACCCTGATCCTGGCCAAGGACGAGCAGCACATGCTCGACGTCGTCTGCACCCAGCTGGTCGAGACCGGGCTTTTCCTCGGCGCGTGGGTCGCTCCGGCCGAACACGGCATCACACCGATCGCCACCGGCGGCGACAGTGAGCTGATCAATCACCCCGACGAGACGGTCCGGTCGATTCTGGCCGCGGCTGTTCGCCGCGCCCACGCCCTGGTCGACGCAGGCCGCCCGATCGTGCTCGACGAGCGGATCGCCGAACCCTTCGCGCGGCTGTCCTGGTTCGACACACCGCCGCTGGGCGCGCTGATCCCGCTGTTCCGCGATAGTCACCTCTGGGCCTTCCTGGTCGTGGTCGCCGCCACCGAATCCGACCTTGACCGGCAGGTCACCGACGTGCTCACCCACCTGGGCGAGTTGGTCAATCGCAGTCTGACGCAACTCGATCTGCGTGCACGCCTCGACGAGGAACAACAGCGCAATACCTTCCTCGCCTACCACGACCCGCTCACCAACCTGGCCAACCGGCGCGCAGTGGAGGCAGAGTTGCCGAAGGCCATCGGTCGCGCCGATCGCCACCAGCAGATGCTGGCCGTCGCCCTGCTCGACCTCGACGACTTCAAGCCGATCAACGACCGCTTCGGCCACGCCGCCGGCGACCATCTGCTCATGACCATCGCCGCCCGGCTCAAGGGCGCGATCCGCGAAACGGATACCGCGGCACGCCTCGGTGGCGACGAGTTTCTCCTGATCCTCGAGGACATCGAGGACGACGGGGGCCTGACACGCGTACTCGAACGGGTTGCCACGACGATCCGCCAACCGATCCACCTCGATGACGGCATCGAAGTCCACGCCAACGGCTCGATCGGCGTGACCCGGTACCCGATCGACGACAGCGCCCCCGAGCAGCTCATCCGGAACGCCGACGCCGCTCTCTATGCAGCCAAGAACAGCAAGACCCTGCGCGAGCACGACTGGATCATCTGGGAAAAAGAGCCCGACGACGGCGACGGTGAGACGCCCGACCTCACGGGCACCGTCTCTCCGTACGGCGAGCGGGCGCAACTGCTGCTGGACCGCATCCAGCCCGAACTGGAAACGCTCACGGGACACTTCATCGACCGTTTCTACCGCGAACTGGCTCAGCAGCACTCGATCTGGCGGGTACTCGATCGGCTCACCCCGGCTCAGTTCGAAGACCTGAAGACGGTTCAGGCCGGTCACCTTGCTTTCCTGCTCGACCCGGCGCTCACCGAGGAGGCGCACGCGAGCCGCGCCCGCCAAATCGGCCACATTCACGCCCTGTCGGGGGTCTCGGCAAGCGATCTCGTACGCGCGATCACCGTCTACATGCACGAGTTCAACGAGACCTTCACTCGGACTCACCTGAACCAGCGTCATCAGAACCAGCTGGAACGCGTGTTCACCGAGCGGCTGAGCCGCGAGCTCTCGCACGAGCTCGATGCCGGGCAGGCCGTCGACGACGAATTCCAGGGCGCACTGACGGAGCTCGATCGACGCCGACGACACGAGCGCAACTGGCCGGCGTTCAACGAACACCTGATCGACACACTCGCCGCACTGCCGGGCATCCTCGGCGTAAGCATCCTGTCGCCCAACGCCGACGGCCGATTCGTCGCCAACTACGCCGAAGGAGCGGATCTGTTTGGCGGCACGGCGGGAGAAAGCGAGCGTTACGCCTCGCTCGACCTCAAATGCCCGGAGTCCGATCACCCGGTGTCTCACGCCTACCGCGAGGCACGCATCGCGACGATCGACAACTACCGCGAGGACCCCGCCGGGCAGCCGTGGCGGACGCGTGCCGAATCCCGGGAGATCGCCGCCTCGGTGGCCGTGCCGATACTCGACAACCGCGATCAGCCCATCGCGGTGATCTGCCTGCACAGCTGGGTTACCGGCATGTTCTCCACGTCCCTCGCGCAAGGTTTCGTCAGTCAGATGATGGCGCTGGTGAGCCAGACCTGGCGTCAGATTCGCAGCCCATCGACCTTGCTGTACGCCAAGGGCGACTACGACCGCTGGCGCCAGGCCTTCTACGACGATGGCCTGGAGATGAGCTTCCAGCCGGTGATCGACGTACAGAGCGGTCAACCAACCCATGTCGAGGCACTTGCGCGCCTGTACCTCCCGTCCGGCGAGGAAATCCTGCCCAACATGTTCATTCCCTGGCTGAACGACGGGCAGATCATGCGGTTGTTCGAACAGGGGCTGGACCAGTCACTCGACTGCCTACGGCAAGTCGAGCAACACAACGGTCGGCGGCTGTCGGTAGCGATCAACCTACCCGTCAGCGTGCTGATCGATCCGTCCACCCCAAGGCACATCCGCGCAGCACTGGACCGGCACGGCATCAGCCCCGGCCGGGTCTCGCTGGAACTCCTCGAACAGGGGGACACCGGCATCGAACCCGGCGAGCTGGCGCAGCCCATGGAGCGGATCGGGGAACTGGGCGTGAATCTCGCGATGGACGACCTGGGCTCGGGCTACAACAACCTCTTGCGCCTGCGCAGCCTGCCGTTCAATACGGTCAAGGTCGACCAGGGCATGGTTCGTGCGGCCCAGCACGAGCCGGCGCGCGTACTGACATTCATCGCCTCCATGATCCAGATGGCCCACGCCCTGGAACTGCGCACCGTGGTTGAAGGCCTGGAAACACGGGACCTGATCGAGGCTACCGCCCTGCTCGGCGGGCAGCTCGGCCAGGGGTTCGCCATCGCCCGCCCGATGCGCAGGGCCCAGCTGGCCGAATGGTTGGACAACTTCAACTTCGTCGTCAATCCAGCCAAACCCCAGACTGCACTCGGCGCCATGGCGGCACTCTGGGGACTGCGAACGCTCGGCCGGGCCCACCTCGAGCATTCGACCCGCCATCACGAGTTGCGCGCCGCGGCGGCCTGGTGGGCGACCGAGCAGTTGGACCGACACCGCGTGCTCGCGACCGACATCCTCTCCCTGCTACAGGACTTCCACGACGGCAGCCTGGCCGCGGAGGCGTTCGAACGGCGTCTTCAGGGATTCATCGATGCGCTCGACCGCCTGATTCGCGACATGGCGGCCGACGGCATCACCGAGGGCGTCTGA
- a CDS encoding phosphatase PAP2 family protein produces MTASVEQYRDPDPATQLVLAFIVTAAVLLVAVFAWPGGREVVFHQFNGLGGVEATVPFWAGINALADTWLALGLLLPFVLWRPRLAILTLFAVIIATAITHGLKPALDVMRPPAVFGPGDFNLIGHSISSKAFPSGHTVTAFTLAGLLIFGLRLRWPWVAGLLVLASVMGAGRMIAGVHWPTDVLAGSIIGLVSAWAAARLTDRWPAARHARWPVPVAVVVCAICALGAPWVDVGYPQGVWANWLVALVGVLSLFVATLRYWPGRAGRLGMPKR; encoded by the coding sequence ATGACCGCCTCGGTCGAGCAATATCGTGACCCCGATCCGGCCACCCAGCTGGTGCTGGCCTTCATCGTGACGGCGGCGGTGCTGCTGGTGGCGGTGTTCGCCTGGCCGGGCGGCCGAGAGGTCGTGTTCCATCAGTTCAATGGTCTGGGTGGCGTCGAGGCGACGGTGCCGTTCTGGGCCGGGATCAATGCGCTGGCCGACACCTGGCTCGCGCTGGGTCTGCTTCTGCCATTCGTTCTGTGGCGCCCGCGGCTGGCCATCCTCACCCTGTTCGCCGTGATTATTGCCACGGCTATCACTCATGGGCTCAAGCCGGCGCTGGATGTCATGCGCCCCCCGGCGGTGTTCGGCCCGGGCGATTTCAACCTCATCGGTCACTCGATCTCGAGCAAGGCGTTCCCGTCGGGGCACACGGTCACGGCCTTCACGCTGGCAGGACTGTTGATTTTCGGCCTGCGGCTGCGCTGGCCGTGGGTGGCCGGTCTGCTGGTGCTGGCCTCGGTGATGGGTGCCGGTCGGATGATCGCCGGCGTCCATTGGCCGACAGACGTGCTCGCCGGCTCGATCATCGGCCTGGTATCCGCCTGGGCGGCCGCGCGCCTGACCGATCGCTGGCCGGCTGCCCGGCATGCCCGCTGGCCCGTGCCGGTGGCCGTGGTCGTGTGCGCGATCTGCGCCCTGGGCGCGCCGTGGGTGGACGTCGGCTACCCGCAGGGGGTATGGGCCAACTGGCTGGTCGCGCTGGTGGGCGTGCTGTCACTGTTCGTCGCCACCCTGCGTTACTGGCCCGGTCGCGCCGGTCGCCTCGGGATGCCGAAGCGATGA
- a CDS encoding DNA polymerase III subunit chi, producing MSEIAFHLIDDPADDAFWYFAAELCAEQAEAKHPTYVVCANLAHVEGFDDYLWSYRDDRFVPHTADPEDAAHAPVFIGCDPEAGGFARVINLSGAPIPRPTEREHIDEVVPAGDQPRDEARSRWRQYKAAGATIRHQRIESVRPAEA from the coding sequence ATGAGCGAGATTGCATTCCACCTGATCGACGACCCGGCCGACGATGCCTTCTGGTATTTTGCCGCCGAACTCTGCGCCGAGCAGGCGGAAGCCAAGCATCCGACCTACGTGGTCTGTGCCAATCTGGCTCATGTCGAGGGCTTCGACGACTACCTGTGGTCGTACCGCGACGATCGCTTCGTGCCGCACACCGCCGACCCCGAAGATGCGGCCCACGCGCCCGTCTTCATCGGCTGCGACCCGGAGGCCGGCGGCTTTGCACGTGTGATCAATCTCTCGGGCGCCCCCATCCCCCGCCCGACCGAGCGGGAACATATCGACGAGGTCGTGCCGGCCGGCGACCAACCCCGCGACGAGGCCCGTAGCCGCTGGCGGCAGTACAAGGCGGCCGGCGCCACGATCCGCCATCAACGAATCGAGTCGGTCCGACCGGCGGAAGCCTGA
- a CDS encoding lysylphosphatidylglycerol synthase domain-containing protein has product MTAVRARLAAVLGWLAVLVLLTSAIAWVGPERLVAPWRAIDPRSLLIALALMFASYLIRTLRITRYFETALAGHFWSAFRLSSWHNLMNNLLPMRSGEVAFPVLMQRYYGLPAMKSVPVLLWFRLLDLQVVLLIGLAAGGHLLGIELEWLVLLTLALLLAPLAVYGVRGWLRGWIDGRDGRWAETLVSVLESLPDRPSRFIATLFWTWANWLVKLAALGWVLASLAPLTFAEGVLGAIGGDLTTVLPIHAPGGFGTYEAGVAVLLGPMVGEAKAVLAAAVNLHLFVLGTAILAAAASLLIRRPR; this is encoded by the coding sequence GTGACGGCAGTGCGTGCGCGCCTCGCGGCCGTTCTGGGTTGGCTGGCCGTCCTGGTCCTGTTGACCTCCGCAATCGCCTGGGTCGGTCCGGAGCGGCTGGTGGCGCCGTGGCGGGCCATCGACCCCCGATCCTTGCTGATCGCGCTGGCCCTGATGTTCGCCAGTTACCTGATCCGCACCCTACGCATCACTCGCTATTTCGAGACCGCGCTGGCCGGACACTTCTGGTCGGCCTTCCGGCTGTCGAGCTGGCACAACCTGATGAACAACCTGTTGCCGATGCGCTCGGGGGAGGTCGCCTTCCCGGTGCTGATGCAGCGGTATTACGGGCTGCCTGCCATGAAGAGCGTGCCGGTGTTGCTCTGGTTCCGCCTGCTGGACCTGCAGGTGGTGCTGCTGATCGGGTTGGCCGCCGGGGGGCATCTGCTCGGCATCGAGCTAGAGTGGCTGGTGCTGCTGACCCTGGCCTTGTTGCTCGCGCCGCTGGCCGTCTACGGGGTTCGTGGCTGGCTGCGCGGATGGATCGACGGGCGCGACGGTCGATGGGCCGAGACGCTGGTTTCCGTCCTCGAGAGCCTGCCTGATCGGCCGTCGCGCTTCATTGCCACGCTGTTCTGGACCTGGGCCAACTGGCTGGTGAAGCTCGCGGCCCTGGGGTGGGTGCTGGCCTCGTTGGCGCCGCTGACATTCGCCGAGGGCGTGCTCGGCGCGATCGGCGGGGATCTGACCACCGTGCTGCCGATCCACGCGCCGGGTGGTTTCGGCACCTACGAGGCCGGGGTGGCCGTCCTTCTTGGCCCGATGGTTGGCGAGGCCAAGGCGGTGTTGGCCGCCGCGGTCAATCTGCACCTGTTCGTGCTCGGGACGGCAATCCTTGCCGCGGCGGCTTCCCTGCTGATCAGACGCCCTCGGTGA
- a CDS encoding glycosyltransferase family 2 protein, producing the protein MSTMLAAPLSIVVPMFNEQENVAPLVDRVHEALAQYNGAWELLLVDDGSSDATVARARKARESYGTHVRPIPLTRNFGQTAAMQAGIDLARGEVIVTMDGDLQNDPIDIPRMVDRLLREDLDLVAGWRRDRKDNLWVRKVPSWLANRLIRRLTGVNLHDYGCSLKVFRAEVIKGVRLYGEMHRFIPAWLATQTAPSRIAEEVVTHHPRTAGTSKYGLSRTFRVVIDLLSVYFFMRFSARPAHFFGLLGTGFGLLGGLGMFYLLIEKLLGHDIGDRPLLLVSILFVLIAVQILTTGVLSEMLSRTYYESRNVRTYHLPVRFDAEGEHDAFLEPGGTSPAKTNTEGDR; encoded by the coding sequence ATGTCGACCATGCTTGCCGCGCCGCTATCGATCGTCGTGCCGATGTTCAACGAGCAGGAGAACGTGGCACCGCTGGTCGACCGAGTCCACGAGGCACTCGCCCAGTATAACGGAGCCTGGGAACTGCTGTTGGTCGACGATGGCTCCTCGGACGCGACGGTCGCCCGCGCCCGCAAGGCGCGTGAATCGTATGGCACGCACGTGCGGCCGATTCCGCTGACGCGCAATTTCGGTCAGACCGCTGCGATGCAGGCGGGCATCGACCTGGCGCGCGGCGAGGTGATCGTCACGATGGACGGCGACCTGCAGAACGACCCGATCGACATTCCGCGCATGGTCGATCGGCTGCTGCGCGAGGACCTGGATCTGGTTGCCGGCTGGCGACGCGATCGCAAGGACAACCTCTGGGTGCGCAAGGTGCCATCGTGGCTTGCCAACCGGCTGATCCGCCGCCTGACGGGCGTGAACCTGCACGACTACGGTTGCAGCCTGAAGGTATTCCGTGCCGAGGTGATCAAAGGCGTGCGTCTCTACGGTGAGATGCACCGTTTCATCCCGGCGTGGCTGGCGACCCAGACCGCGCCCAGCCGCATCGCCGAGGAGGTGGTCACCCACCACCCGCGTACCGCCGGCACGTCCAAGTACGGCCTGTCGCGCACCTTCCGCGTGGTGATCGACCTGCTCAGCGTTTACTTCTTCATGCGGTTCTCGGCCCGGCCGGCGCACTTCTTTGGTCTGCTCGGGACCGGTTTCGGCCTGCTCGGTGGGCTGGGCATGTTCTACCTACTGATCGAAAAGCTCCTCGGGCACGACATCGGCGACCGGCCGCTACTGCTGGTGTCGATCCTGTTCGTGCTGATCGCGGTGCAGATCCTGACCACCGGCGTGCTCTCGGAGATGTTGTCGCGCACCTACTACGAGTCCCGCAACGTGCGCACCTACCACTTGCCGGTACGATTCGATGCCGAGGGCGAGCATGACGCCTTCCTCGAGCCGGGGGGCACCAGTCCGGCCAAGACGAATACCGAGGGGGATCGGTGA